In Cherax quadricarinatus isolate ZL_2023a chromosome 65, ASM3850222v1, whole genome shotgun sequence, the genomic stretch ggtgacacctcagtcacgctgtcacttccgtcgtccgaatagttctgttgttgatgcaccacagccttcaactcgtcttctaccacctttccaggagcagccacctcctcaggcggtgacaaggacttcagaacctcggctaattcctcctcaatttccaacacttcctcctgtactttttgcgcaacccgatccactggaagtgtctctgggccaggaaactggtcaagggcctcaccctctcccccagccttatgcgcctcatccactatctcgctccatagacgaccacgccctccttcacgtcgttgatcatcACCTGCTCCCTCCGGTGTAGAAGCTGATGTCTCCGCccatgggccaggagctcgttgccgcttcccacactccgccgctatgtgatcatattccccacatagtcggcatgtacgcctttgcccggcgtatgacaccatgacctgtgtcctgaattcctttaggtacacgtaagacggtatggggtgtcgcaatgtcatttttaggttaaaagtgccctccggcatacctgtgtaggcacccgtcacccacttaccatgctgggccaaatgaacagttccgtattcctcaaaaacttttctgatatctgtctcatcagcctcaaaggggacattacgcagtttaatccatgtataatgtctggatacatcgatcatcctcacacgcacagctggtgttgcatcaagacttacgtcctgaaaacggttgaccaacgactcgtaaaccgttgctgagagcagtttcacaaaaaatctacgtgctccgttcaatgctactccGTACAACTcgccatcctgaatgccatacgtgtctctgatgattttaggtagtaaaacctgggctgaagctggcgttattgccccactgagaagttcaacaccgacagtgttaatcctgcgtctgtaactgaacgccatgttgactaatggtagttctcctgggctgacgacagaggcgcgacaagcaccacctcacactactgcagtcagggaactgaagtgcgtttgcgcaggaggtctacacggcccaagagcgatgcagacaatgacgTGGACGGAGGAattcccgctcagctcgggcGCAATTaaaattataatcaaaaagaagcgctaagccacaagggctatacagcactgccgCTCGGGCgcaagcaaccagggccttcaacaaattcaaggttccggattacgggtttgtaaggtatctggaaggtctaccGCGCCT encodes the following:
- the LOC138854647 gene encoding uncharacterized protein codes for the protein MAFSYRRRINTVGVELLSGAITPASAQVLLPKIIRDTYGIQDGELYGVALNGARRFFVKLLSATVYESLVNRFQDVSLDATPAVRVRMIDVSRHYTWIKLRNVPFEADETDIRKVFEEYGTVHLAQHGKWVTGAYTGMPEGTFNLKMTLRHPIPSYVYLKEFRTQVMVSYAGQRRTCRLCGEYDHIAAECGKRQRAPGPWAETSASTPEGAGDDQRREGGRGRLWSEIVDEAHKAGGEGEALDQFPGPETLPVDRVAQKVQEEVLEIEEELAEVLKSLSPPEEVAAPGKVVEDELKAVVHQQQNYSDDGSDSVTEVSPRSLPLCTVEVEVHCEASPDQAMEDAPVTRKRAAASDSDDVLTPAQRTGKQIWAEGEGSGGHDRRHRKKGGGERGKCAGDKWSHTFWCP